The proteins below are encoded in one region of Silene latifolia isolate original U9 population chromosome 2, ASM4854445v1, whole genome shotgun sequence:
- the LOC141641569 gene encoding uncharacterized protein LOC141641569: MNFDFDAAGEVRFLQMNKLEELRLEAYESSKIYKDQTKKWHDAKIMKKDISVGDLVLLFNSKVKVFPGKLRSRWSGPFKVMKIFPYGAFELWSEEGGTFRVNGQRVKRYYEGDNKGPIEVLYLGEPLLEEEKI, translated from the coding sequence atgaattttgactttgatgCCGCCGGAGAAGTGCGATTTCTCCAAATGAATAAGCTTGAAGAATTGAGGttggaggcttatgagagctccaaaaTTTACAAAGACCAAACCAAGAAATGGCATGATGCCAAGATCATGAAAAAGGATATAAGTGTGGGAGACCTTGTTCTCCTTTTCAATTCCAAAGTTAAAGTGTTCCCAGGCAAGCTTAGATCAAGGTGGTCGGGACCCTTCAAGGTGATGAAAATATTTCCTTACGGTGCCTTTGAACTTTGGAGTGAGGAAGGTGGAACCTTTAGGGTCAATGGGCAACGAGTAAAGCGTTACTATGAAGGAGACAACAAAGGTCCGATTGAAGTGCTCTACCTCGGGGAACCCCTTCTCGAGGAGgagaaaatttga